The sequence ACGTTTTTTTCCCGCGCTTCAGGCGGCCTGGATGTTGGACGCCTGCAGCCCCTTGGGGCCGCGGGTTACCTCGAAGCTCACCCGCTGGCCTTCCTTAAGGGTCTTGAAGCCCTGTCCCTGGATGGCGGAGAAATGGGCGAAGAGATCTTCGCCGCCGCCGTCGGGGGTGATGAAGCCGAAGCCTTTAGCGTCGTTGAACCACTTGACGATACCGGTTGCCATTTACAGTCCTTTTCAACAAATCAAACGAAAGCGGGCGATTCCCGCACCCTCGATGCCTGAATCGCAAGACTGCAAACCGCCAAACGGGTATCGCACAACTTGGAATCCGACAACGAGCCGCCTTTGTACGCGGTTTCCGGGCCGGAGTCAAATGTTTTTTTACGGGCGGCGGCAAACGCCTTCAAGCGGTCGTCGAGCCCGCCGCGAGCGCCCGGGCGAACAGCCGCCGCACGGTCTCCACGGTGTCTGCCTCCTCCGGCCGCTTGTCGGGCCGCAGCCGCTTCACTCGGGCGAAGCGCAGCGCCATCCCGGTCGGGTACTGGGGGCTCGCCTGGACCTCGTTGCATTCGATTTCCACCACCAGCTCCGGCTTCACGTACACGGTCCAGTCGTCCCGGGAGAGCTCCAGGGCGAGGAGCTTCTCCGTCTGCCAGTGCAGCATCTCGTCGCTCAGGCCCTTGAAGGTCTTGCCCAGCATGACGAAGGTGCCCGTCTCCGGGTCCCGGGCGGCGAGGTGCAGGTTGGAGAGCCAGCCCTGGCGCCGTCCGTGCCCCCACTCGGCGGCGATCACCACCAGGTCCAGGGTATGGGCCCGCTTCACCTTGAGCCAGGCGGCGCCCCGGCTGCCGGCCGCGTAGGGCGCATCCAGCGCCTTGGCCATGACTCCTTCATGGCCACGCGCCACCGCGGCGTCGAAAAACGCCTGGGCCTCGGACAGGTCGTTCGTGATAATCCGGGGTACCACCAGCCCGGCGGAAACGGCTTCCGCCAGGGCCTCGAAGCGGCTGCGGGCCGGCCGGTCGAGAAGGTTCTCCCCGTCGAGATAGAGGCAGTCGAAGAAAAAAACCGACAGGGGAAGCTGCCGGCGCATGGCCGCCACGTCCAGCTTGCGCCCAAAGCGGCGCATGGTCACCTGGAAGGGCTCGGGGGTGCCGTCGCGCCGCAAGGCAATGGCTTCCCCGTCCAGGATCAGCTCGCGGGCGGGAAGCGCCGCCACCGCTTCCGCCACTTCGGGCACGGAGCCGGTCACCTCGTTGAGGCGCCGCGTGAAGACCGCCACGTCCGCGCCCTGCTTGTGCACCTGGACCCGGGCGCCGTCCAGCTTCCACTCCAGGGCCGCCTGGCCCAACTGGGCCAGGGCGTCGCCCGCGTCCTCGGCGCTCCCCGCCAACATGGGCAGGACAGGATGAAACAGGCGCAGGGAGAACCGCTCGAGTCCCGCCGCGCCCTGGACGAGGGCGGCCACGGCTACCGCGCCGAGATCGCCAGCAAGCATCGCAGCGCGGCGCACCCCCGCCGGCGGAAGCCCCGCCGCCTGGGCCACCGCATCCATCATGACCCCTTCCAGGGCGCCCTGGCGCAGCTCGCCGGCAAGCAACCGGAGCAGGAACGCTTGCTCATCCCCGGTGGCCTGCCGAAGCAGGGTGCGCAGCCGCTCGCTTCGCTTGGCCGCCGAGCTCGGGCCGGAAAGGCCGGCGATCCCGGCCAGGGCCCGGTCCACATCAGTGAGGGTCAAGGTGGGCGAGGGCGCCGAAGGGCCGAGGGCCTGGCGCAGCGCCGCCGGGCCGATGCCGAGCTTTTTCTGGCGCGGCTCGCCGGAGAGAAAGGCCACGCCGATCGGCACCTCCTCGGGCGCAAGGCACTTCAAGCACTCGGCGAGCGCCTGCACCTTGGCGCTGCGGCTGGAGGTCGCGGCCACCCGGTTCGAGGCGGCCACCAGTTCCGCGAGCTGCATGGAACTCAGCCGATCGCGCCCCGCGCCGCCTGCAGGCAGGCCTCGATCACGGCCTGCGGGCGCTCGCGCTGGGGAAAATGCCCCACGCCGGGCAGCACTTCCCGGCGATAGCCGGCGGTGAAGAACCCCTCCTTACCCGCCGAGGTTTCCAGCAGGGTCGCCCCGTCCTCGGCCCCGTGGAGCATGAAGGTGGGGACCTGCACTTTTTCCGGCGTCGCGAGCCGCCGCTCCAGCGCCTCATGGTGGGGATCCCCCGGGGCATAGCCCCAGCGATGGCGGTAGGAGTGGAGGGTGACGTCGATCCAGTCCGGGTTGTCGAAGGAAACCGCCGTCGCCTCGAATTCTTCGTCGGTGAATCGCCAGGAAGGCGACCACAGGCGCCACAGGCGGCGGGTGAAGTCCTGGCGGTCCCGCTCCAGCGCCTGCCGCCCCCGCTCCAGGGCGAAGTACCAGTGGTACCAGTACTGGCGTGCCTGGTCGAAGGACAGGATTTGATCGGGCGTATTGGTGCCGTAGCCCACGGAAAGAGTCACCAGGGCGCGGATGCGCTCGGGGATCAATACCGCCGCCACATAGGCGGCGCGGGCGCCCCAATCGTGGCCTACCAGCACGAAATCGCGCAGCTCCAGGGTCTCGGCGAAGTCCACCACGTCCTGCCCCAGGGCCGAGATCTGGCCGCTGCGCATGACAGAAGCATTGCGAAAGCGGGTGGGCCCGAAGCCACGCAAATAGGGGCACAGGACCCGGTAGCCCTCCTCCGCCAGCCGGTCGGCCACGTAGCCCCAGGTGCGGACATCGTCCGGCCAGCCATGGAGCAGCAGGAAAGTGGCGGCGTCCCGCACGCCCCGCTCTTCATAGGCGATTCGAAGGGTGGGCGTAGTCACGGTTTTCGCGCTCATTCGATCCTCCTCGCCGGACTTTTTCGCGGCAAGCCACGGGGCGCGCGCCGCATCAACATGCGCAGCACCCAATACATGGCCGCGGCCGCCAGCAGATGCTTCAGGGTGTGGCCGCTCACCCCATAGCCCAGGGCGAAGATAGCATGATCATGCCACTCCGCCGTCAGCGCGGCCGCGTACAGCAGGAACGCCGCCCATAGGTCCCCGCGCCTCGTGTAGCGCGACGGCAACGCGGTAAGGGTGAGCGTCGCCGCGCACGCGGCGGCCTGGAACGCCAGGTAAGGAAGCACGTTCTCGGCCCCCAGCGCGGCGCTCGCGCGCCAGTAGGCGACCGTTCCTACCCCGAGGGCGGCGATGAGTAGAAAGGCCGGCAGCACCGCCTTCGAATCGCTGCGATCCGCCAGGGCGGCGGCCACGAGGGCCGAAAAGACAAGCGTCATGGCGGCGCGGTCCCATGCCAGGGTGTCGTCCGTCGGCGCCCAGTGATAATACGCCGAGCCCAGCCCCGTGAGCACGGCACCGGCGAAGAAGGCGAGATAAGGCCAATGGCCCCGCTCCTCCAGGAAAGCCAGGCGGCCCGGGCCGCGAAGGAAGCGCAACCCGAGCCATCCCACCGCCAGGAAGCCCGCGTTGGAGACCACGTTGGCGAAGTTGGAAACGCCGAGAAACGCGCGGGCATCCGCGAAGGCGTGATACGCCTGGGGCTGGGGGTAGGCGGGTGCGAGCAGGGCCACGGCCGCCACGAAGAGCCCCAGGACGGCCACCACGCCGAAACAGGCCGCCCCGGAAAGCGCGCGGTCACGCCGGCCGGCTCGGGCTGGAGTTTCCGGATAGGCCGATGCGGCGATGGGCCGATCCTCCTCGTCGGGATGGTTCCGCAGCCGCTCGGCGGCGGGGGTTGCCGTTCTTTCGCCGGCGCGGGCGAGCCCCGGCCTCCGCGCTCAACCGGCCCGGAAGGGCCGATTCGATCAAGCGCGTTGCGCCCATCGTCGCGTCGCCGCACCCGTCTTCCGCCGGCTCAGTAGAGGACTTGCACGTTCTCGGGCGCAAGCCACGCCTCAAGCCCAGCGATGAGATCGTCCTCCAGCCGCACCCGCCACCCGTCTCCCAAGGGAAGGTCGCACTCGGCCACCCCGTTCACGTAGTGCACCACCACCGGGCAGGTGCCGTTGCGATAAGGCTCCAGCAACTCCCGCAGCTTGACCGGGTCGGAAGCGCCATTGCACACAAGCCGCACCGCCTTGGCGTAGCGGCTGCGGGCCTGGGCCAGGCTCATGAGCTTTTCCGCCGTCAGGCGCACGCCCCC is a genomic window of Burkholderiales bacterium containing:
- the lig gene encoding DNA ligase; the encoded protein is MQLAELVAASNRVAATSSRSAKVQALAECLKCLAPEEVPIGVAFLSGEPRQKKLGIGPAALRQALGPSAPSPTLTLTDVDRALAGIAGLSGPSSAAKRSERLRTLLRQATGDEQAFLLRLLAGELRQGALEGVMMDAVAQAAGLPPAGVRRAAMLAGDLGAVAVAALVQGAAGLERFSLRLFHPVLPMLAGSAEDAGDALAQLGQAALEWKLDGARVQVHKQGADVAVFTRRLNEVTGSVPEVAEAVAALPARELILDGEAIALRRDGTPEPFQVTMRRFGRKLDVAAMRRQLPLSVFFFDCLYLDGENLLDRPARSRFEALAEAVSAGLVVPRIITNDLSEAQAFFDAAVARGHEGVMAKALDAPYAAGSRGAAWLKVKRAHTLDLVVIAAEWGHGRRQGWLSNLHLAARDPETGTFVMLGKTFKGLSDEMLHWQTEKLLALELSRDDWTVYVKPELVVEIECNEVQASPQYPTGMALRFARVKRLRPDKRPEEADTVETVRRLFARALAAGSTTA
- a CDS encoding membrane protein: MVAVLGLFVAAVALLAPAYPQPQAYHAFADARAFLGVSNFANVVSNAGFLAVGWLGLRFLRGPGRLAFLEERGHWPYLAFFAGAVLTGLGSAYYHWAPTDDTLAWDRAAMTLVFSALVAAALADRSDSKAVLPAFLLIAALGVGTVAYWRASAALGAENVLPYLAFQAAACAATLTLTALPSRYTRRGDLWAAFLLYAAALTAEWHDHAIFALGYGVSGHTLKHLLAAAAMYWVLRMLMRRAPRGLPRKSPARRIE
- a CDS encoding cold-shock protein; this encodes MATGIVKWFNDAKGFGFITPDGGGEDLFAHFSAIQGQGFKTLKEGQRVSFEVTRGPKGLQASNIQAA
- a CDS encoding alpha/beta hydrolase, translated to MSAKTVTTPTLRIAYEERGVRDAATFLLLHGWPDDVRTWGYVADRLAEEGYRVLCPYLRGFGPTRFRNASVMRSGQISALGQDVVDFAETLELRDFVLVGHDWGARAAYVAAVLIPERIRALVTLSVGYGTNTPDQILSFDQARQYWYHWYFALERGRQALERDRQDFTRRLWRLWSPSWRFTDEEFEATAVSFDNPDWIDVTLHSYRHRWGYAPGDPHHEALERRLATPEKVQVPTFMLHGAEDGATLLETSAGKEGFFTAGYRREVLPGVGHFPQRERPQAVIEACLQAARGAIG